TCAAGTATCCATTAACAGGACATCCAAAACTAACAAAAACTTTTAATTTGTTTTAACGATTTTAAATCCAACTTAATACGGATAGCAATAACTGAATATATAATGGAATATACTGACTTGTAAAAGAGGATTAAAATGTTATTTATATTAATTTTCGGAATAATTTTCTTGTTTATTGGATTAAAAAATTTAATAAAAGTTGGAAAACATTATTCATTATTGAAAAGAAAGCACCCATTGATATTGTAGGGTTAATAGGATCTGCGTTAGTTTTTATATTAGGAAGTTATCTTATTTTGACTAATCTAACTTTCTAATAATGGGTATGTTAGTAAATACATCTAATTAAAATAGCAATAACTGAATATAATTGTTTTACTCTTTTTTACAGCCTGTTAATTTATCAAATATATTTTTAAATTGTTGTTTATCGGATCCGTTTTCTAATGATTCAAGTATAATATCCATACATTGGTGTTGGATAGTTGTTTGGAGTTCACTATTTCCTTTATTATAACAGCCTCGAATGGAATTAAACAGCTCAATGGTTATATATTCCAATGTTGCTTCTTTGCTATTCAGTACCTTATCATTTTTTGTCATCGTTATCACTTCCATCTGTTAGGGCTTTGATGTTCTTAGGTATCCGATTAAATAAACGATTCATGAAACTAAGATTTTCTAATTTAGTTATTGCTACTAAATAATTTTTATTCAGACGTTCCAATGAGATTATTTGATATAATAATTTATCATGCTTATCTTGTAAGTCCTGTACCTTTTCTTTATGTTCCTTAAGATCCATTGTTAAATCTGTTATTGTATTTTCTTGTAATTCCATGTTTAATATTTTATTTTTATATTCAACAGGTATTATCATGACTTCTTGTTTATCATTGAAAGGGCTTTCACGTTCTGGAATAGTGATTGTAAATTGAACGGTTGTATATTTCTCCTTTTTTCCATCTTTTAGCGTTCTTGATAATTCCCTTGAATATCTTTTAACTGTACTTATTGATATTATATTAGATATTATCATGTAAATATAATAATAGGTTTTAGGACTTTAATTATAGAGTTTCCATACAAATAGATTATATCAACAGAAAAGTAGTATGCTAAATACCCTATTTAGTGTATATCATTAGGGTTAAACTTGGATTTAAAATCTCATATTGACAAATTCTTGACAAATTATGTCCAACTTACAATATTTCAAAAGTTAAGTTATAAAAATAAATATGGTAGGGTAAGTTAGGTTATACACTATTCAAAAAGTAGTCAAAAACCGGTCAAAAGGTGTCAAAAAACTATGTCCATAAAACACTCTCTCAGGACATTAACAAATAAGGTTAATATTAAGTTATACCAGTATTGGGGTTCTAACAAGTTTGATTTAAAATCCGATACCAACTGAAAAATAAGGGTAATGGTATGTGTCAAAACCAAACTAATTTGTCAATTAATTGTTAAGTTAATGTCAAGAAATAGGATTGTTAAAGTATTGTTAAGTTATTGTTAAACAACTTGCATATTATTGCAGTTACTTGCATTTTCATAACTGTTGGATTTTATTTTGTACCTGTTGAATTATTGTTGAATTTTCAGGTTAAAAAAGTCATATTTAAAATGTCACTTTTCACTTTTTAGGTAACTTTTTTGAGATGGGTTTGTGCTTAATTATTTTTATATTATATCCATGAAATTAGTTAATATAAATGGTTTTAACTTAAAACAAGGGAGTATTAAGAAGTTTATCAGTTTTATTTCAGATTCACTTTTAAACACAATTATTCTTTTTTCATGATAATTTAGTGCTTATGACTTTTTTTATTAGAGGGTTTTTTGTCATGTTAATGTCATTAGTTTACAGGTTGAAAATATCTTAAATTTTCTTCCAATATCATTCCTATAATATTCCTTTTTATTGTTTTTATGCTAGGATAATTTCGGTTAAAAAATGTTAATTTAATAATAATAAAAAAAATAATAAGTAATAATAAAATGGGGGTTCAATTATGGATAATGATACAAAACTAATCTTAATGGTCGTTATAATAATTGTAGTTGTAGGATTATTTGCTTATGCAAACTTTGCCGCACAACAAAGACTTATGGGATAAAAAAAAGAGGATGGTTCAAATATGAGTTATTGTCCAGTTTGTGGGAAAGATATTGGTGAAAAACCTTTTGATGAAGGTGGTTGGTGTCCTAATTGTGTTGGCACTAAGGAATATATGGAATTAGAAGGAAAACTTGAGGAATATAAAAAGAACGAAGAATCCTTAGAAAAAAATAAGATGGGAGCAAATATGGGGGTTGTTGGATGGGTTGCTTGGAATGAAAAGAAGAAAAGAGAATGTAAAAAAGATTAATAGTAATTCGTGTGCCGTACATTTTGTTTAATTCTTATTCTACTTTCTTCTGGAAGTAAAAATTAATTTATTGTTAAAGAACCTTCCAGGATCCTTCCATAAACCTTCCTTTTTATTCCTTTTTTATAGACGGCCAAAACTGCCAAAACTTACCTTTTTTATAGACTGGTAGAATTGGTAATATACTTTAAATATCGTGGAATTTATTTTGTTGAATTACCATTCTTAAACTTATTTAATAAATTATCCATTTTATTAAAATCATAATCCACACTACATAATAAGTCATCAAAGGTAAGATTTAAAAATTCATGAAGTTTATCAGATTCCACGTCAATATTAAAAATATTTTTTAATAACAGGTGCATCATATATTCCATTCTACGATTATGAGTTGAATCTCTACATTCAAAACATGTTAATTTTTGATTTAACAGGTCTATCTTTTCGGATTTATTGAAAGAATGTTTATCTAAACTTCTAATTTTATCATCAAAGTTGCTCAAAGTGTCTTCCATGTATTGAACTTCTTTTTTAGGTACACTACTACATAAACGATATTCGGTTAAACAATAACCCTCATCATGAAGGAATATATCACTTACAGGTCTATCATGGTATATTACCTCTTTAAAATCTGTTTGTTCATTATTAAGAACCATTTTATCCCAATCAGGCTCGTTTCTTGGAACATATCTTTAAGGTGTGGATAATATTTAATAGCTTCTTGGATACTTTCATCTTCCATAGTCTTAACGTTATCAAAATAGGCTTTTCTTTTAGGGTAATGATTCTTAAAATGTCTTGAAATTGACATCTCAGTGATAAGTTCTTGTTTATCTCCCATATAAACTTTAATATCTTTGAATGGGTGCTTAAGTTCGTACATGTGTTCTATTTCTTTTTGATACTTACTATTACATACCTTACATTTAGGTTCATGACCTCTCAGGGCGTTCTTTTCCTTAATTCTCCTTTTCTGAGAGTCTTCTCCTATGCTTTCAATAAGAGAAACCATTTTATTATATTCTTTCATCTTGATTACCTCCAATTAATTCACATAAATTAACGATAGTTCACTTTTAACACTAAATTATAAGAAATTCCATTAGTTGAAAAATTATGATTCAGGTTCAATCAGTAAATACTATATTTTATATGTCTTGCTGAATTATTCAGAACTAAATAAAACCTCCAATGTATTACTAACAATTAATTTATATTCAAATCCGATTTCAACAATAATCATGATATAACGTTTAACGACAACTTTTTTATATGTCCAGAAAAGGTGCCACTTTACTGTAATTTAAGGGTATTTTTAACGGATCCATAATATCCGCCCCATAATCCACTAAACTTTTACTAAACCTGTACTAAATTTCATTTGGTTTATTCAAATCTGATTCTTGTTGTAGATCCCTGAATTTATTTGTAGCTTGGATCCATCCTTCAGACTTAAAATCAATATATCCCTTATCTTTTAGATAGTTAAATGCTCCCCAACACCTTAAATGAGAACTGTCAGTTTTAATTTCTAATTTATCTACGAAAGATTTCAAAGCAATTGAACCATTTTCTATTAAAATTGTATAAGATTCGGTTATTTCATTATCTTTGATTGAATCATTATCTAATAATGGAATGTCTTCATAATTCGGTTCTTTTAAGTATTTTGGTTTTTTATTGGTTTTATCTTCTACTTTTAAATATGGAAAATTTTCTGTATTTGATTTTTGTAGTTCTATTTTTATTCCTCTGCTTTCAGCTCTGTTTGTTGCCTTTTCTAAGTTAATTTCAATTTTTACAGGTTTGGTTTTGTGAATTCTTTTTATTATTTGAAGTTTTTTAAGATCTGATTTTGCACGTTGCCAATTATAATTTTCAATTTCATTAGTCATTAATTCAGATAGTTTATTGTATGTTGTATTTTCGATTTTTTCTTCTAAAATTATTTTTAAGAGTATTTCTTCAGTATCGTTGAGTTCATCTTTTCTTTTTTTACGATATTCTATAGCATATGAAACCATAAGATCATATAAATCATATTTTATATTGTTATTGTTATCAATCACCTTAGATAATGCTAGAATAGGTAAAAACTTGTTATAGTCTCTACCTTCAAGTCCTTCTATGTCTCCAATATTTTCATAAGCTTTAATGATTTCATCTTGGTACATTAGAGATGTTGCCATGCATTTTTGTTGTATAGTTTGGAAGTATGGATCTTTATGGATTTTTGCAGAATTACGGCGTTTATCTTTATCTGAAGTTTCAACCATTTGGATTATAATTCCTTTTTCTTCTAATACGTCATCTATATCCCTTGTTCCAATAGCTACTGAAGAAGCAACATTAAATTGTTCTAATCCATGATTATCTTTGTTTACCCTGTCAATAGTGGAATATAAATACCATGCACTTTCTAAATATTGTGTAATAACTTGTTTTTTCTCATTAGATTTTCTTACTTCTTCATAGTGGTCAATTGTGAAAAATCCTTTTGTAGCTGAAGCTTTTCTAAATAATAATGCTTCTGATGAACTTCCAGATATATAACCCGATCCATTAAAACATAAATTGCTTAAAAGAGTTAATGCTGTTGATTTTCCAACATCTCTCAAACCATAAAAAGTAATATAAGGAAACCATACAAAAATAGCTCTAAGATATGTTCCTAAAACCCATAGAACAAAAAAATAATGTTCATTTTGATTTTTAAGTTCAAGATATACCTGTGTATTTTGAAGCACTGAATCAAAAAGCTCTGAGATATTATTATATGCAAAATTACCATTTATATGTATTTGATGCGATAAATCACGTATAGCCCTTAATGTTCTTTCATTGAGGGGTTGTTTGTAACCTTTACATATATACACATTTTCGGGGGGTTCTTTTTTTATCGTATCAAACTTTTGTAATGCTTTAATTAATTTATTACGGCTTATCCCGAAGATTCCTTTTATGCCTCCAGAATACACTGAAGCATAGATTAAACCATCTATGTCGTTGAAGAACATTCCATGATTAATATTTTTATCATTTTTCTCTGTTTTTCTAAAAAAATCATCTATATCATCTATATCTATTTTATTTTCCTTCTTAGCTTTTAATGTAGGTGCTTTAATTCCATATTTCAATTGTAAATACTGCAAAGCATGATCCAATCTTGATTCTTTGTTAATACGTTTAATAAAGTCTATTACATCCCCAGATTCATCTGAGCTATGGGAATACCAACTTTGTGTTTCTTCAAATATTACAAAACTAGGACTATCAGATTCCTGTTTTTTTATAGGGTTAAATAGTCTAATAACATTTCCATGTTCTCTTATTTCTTGTGGTTCATACCAATCTGGGAA
This is a stretch of genomic DNA from Methanobacterium spitsbergense. It encodes these proteins:
- a CDS encoding bifunctional DNA primase/polymerase, which gives rise to MENKKNDKTVRRQTDVLPKENMFQENKNVSKFLDKFPKEIRNKNIIPIFDKNKKGYAPKNPGYSWKEYQKKKYPIKKLIRKQINNYALICGDPLRENKYLIVVDMDNQLFFEYFENDETLITKTPNGGYHAYYYSIEPVDKRKRFLKLPLDIQGIGSYVMIPPSSYNQNFYEIVKNKPIKTVQNVKDYVKNKLPKSLINIEKIENQQPNDIKQFKKQLHEKFSLLDIIKEHFPDWYEPQEIREHGNVIRLFNPIKKQESDSPSFVIFEETQSWYSHSSDESGDVIDFIKRINKESRLDHALQYLQLKYGIKAPTLKAKKENKIDIDDIDDFFRKTEKNDKNINHGMFFNDIDGLIYASVYSGGIKGIFGISRNKLIKALQKFDTIKKEPPENVYICKGYKQPLNERTLRAIRDLSHQIHINGNFAYNNISELFDSVLQNTQVYLELKNQNEHYFFVLWVLGTYLRAIFVWFPYITFYGLRDVGKSTALTLLSNLCFNGSGYISGSSSEALLFRKASATKGFFTIDHYEEVRKSNEKKQVITQYLESAWYLYSTIDRVNKDNHGLEQFNVASSVAIGTRDIDDVLEEKGIIIQMVETSDKDKRRNSAKIHKDPYFQTIQQKCMATSLMYQDEIIKAYENIGDIEGLEGRDYNKFLPILALSKVIDNNNNIKYDLYDLMVSYAIEYRKKRKDELNDTEEILLKIILEEKIENTTYNKLSELMTNEIENYNWQRAKSDLKKLQIIKRIHKTKPVKIEINLEKATNRAESRGIKIELQKSNTENFPYLKVEDKTNKKPKYLKEPNYEDIPLLDNDSIKDNEITESYTILIENGSIALKSFVDKLEIKTDSSHLRCWGAFNYLKDKGYIDFKSEGWIQATNKFRDLQQESDLNKPNEI